The Spirochaetae bacterium HGW-Spirochaetae-1 DNA segment GGTGATAACCGCTCTGAATTCCTCCCGGGGCTGAATATATACGGCCACCCTTTCGCTCCCTTCACGATCAGGATCGGGTATACCGATAGTAGCAGCCATCTCCACGTAGGTATGACTGTTAAGAATATCATCAACCTCGCGCGAGTAGACCTTGTAGCCCGAAACGATAATCATATCCTTGGTCCTGTCCACAATGTAGAAATATCCCCGCTCATCGATTCGCACGACATCACTGGTATGGATATATCCATCTTCGTCAATTCCGCTTCCCGCATCAGGCCAGTAACCCAGCATGCGTTGAGGCCCCCGCAGGAGCATTTCCCCGGTTTTCCCCGTCAGCATCTCCTCCCATGACAATTCGCGCTGCGTATCCACATCAATTATTTTCACTTCCGTGTCGGGGAACGGAACGCCGATAGTCCCCCTTTTTTCCTTTGTTTTTTTGCCTTTTTTACCGCTGTTCGCCGTAAGCCTGAACTGCAGGCCGAGAATCTTCGTAAACATTTTCCCGAACAGGCGCGTACCCATCAATCGAATAAAAGTGTTAATCACAGGCCCGACTCCCGGAATACGCAGAAAATTGCAAACAATCATCAATGGCGTCCTTCCACCGATGATCCTGGTCAGAATGGAGGTATTGAGATGCGACACGGGCGACATCTCGGAAAGACCGTAACCTTCCATGATCCCGCCTCCGGTCTTCTCCTCGAACTCCTTCTGCGTTCCTTCGGCAAGGGGAGCCGATCCCGATATTCCCAGCATGGCGTATCCCTTAAGCTCTTCCCGGGCCAGATTCATGAACTGGACTGGCACGCCGATCTGAAGCACGGGGAAGTGTTCCTTTATCATGTCAGCCATTCCCTTTGTATCTCTTGGTTCGGGAACAAGAAGAAGATTGAAACCGTACAACATCATAGCATGCATGATAACGTGGCCATATGAATGGAAAAAAGGAAGAGAAAGGAGCACTGATATCCCGCCCCTTGCTACCAGACCGATCTGCCCCAGGGCATGAAGGTTCTGTACCGAATTGGCAAAAATATTCCGGTGCGTCAGCATGCACCCCTTGGGAACTCCCGTTGTACCGCCGGTAAATAAAAGCGTCTCTACATCATTCACCACATCGTATTCAACCTCGGGGGGTTCGGGAGAATTCTTTTTAATAAGCTCCGTCATCCAAGTTGTGAATCTCACATTGGCGAATTTGTATGTCTCCTCATATTCCTGAAGGTCTGCCAGAGTCGTTCCGTAATCATCGAGCTTTGTCAGAATAATAAAATCTATATCGATTCTTTTAGTAAGGATGGATATAACATCGACATGGCCGGCCATAGCTATTATTGCGCGCGGCGTCCCCTCCTTCAGTTTGTGTTCCAGTGTATCGGCTGGTTCAAGCGAACTGCAGGGGATATGCACAAGACCGGCCCGCGATATGGCATAGTCGGCAAGTATGAACTGGATGGATGTGGGAAGTATGGTGGCGACCCGATCACCTTTTTTCAGGCCCATATTAAAAAAAGCCGTAGCCAGACGGTCAACCTTATCCTTCAATTCGGGGTACGTCATCTTATAGCTTAACTGGACAAGTCCATTCTTCCTGTACTTTCTCGCATTTTCCGCAAGTATGTCATAGACAGGCTTGTCCGTATACGGAGCAAAAGTAGAAGGAATTCCCACCAATCGATATTCTTTTTTCCATGGTACATTCTTGGCGGCCATAACTTTCTCCCAAATGAGATCTTTATTTTTCGATACATATCCGTGCATTGCAGAACAATGCACAGACAGAGGTATCTTTATGACAAGATAAGGAAGAAGGGGAAAATCTTCCAGGTCTTCTATGAAAACAGGGGCTGCGTAGCCATGGCGAAACTCATATCGCCTTCAATCTTCATTGCACCGGACATGAAAAGATTAACGGGATTCGTGTCTTTTCTCATAAGAGCGGCGGTATCCTTTGCACTCATCTTGAATATTGAATGAGGCTGCTGTGCACCGTTGAGTACAGCTTCAATTTTGAAGGTGTAGCCGTCTTCATTGGCTATTTCTGCAGTAAAACTTCCCTTGAGAGAATTAAGGGCATTGTATTTTGATTTGTTGAGATCGCTCTGAAGACCGAAGAGCATGTCAAGATTCTGAGTCTGGATCATTTTGTTGAGGTCATCCTCGGTTATTTTGATATACATATTTGAGCCGGAAATATCTCCTTTGGTAAACAACAATGATTTTCCGTCCTTCAGCGTGTAAGCGTATTTTTCGCCGTTTACCTCAACAACCATGGATATTTGTGTACCTGAAAGTTCCTGAGCCGCGCTGTTCTTGGCGAGCAGGTCTTCCACTATGCCCGGCATAAGTTTTGAAAGCAGATCGGCAACGCTCGTATCCGCTGGTACTGTTGGTAGTGTAGCCATAATTCGTCTCCTCTGAATTTGATAATACTGACATGTCAGTTTCAGTAATACTGACATGTCAGTATTTTTTTCAAAGAAAAGTCAACAAAAAAATAATTTGACCATATTAATTTTTTTGATATTTCCGGGGATTCAGAATTTGCATATTACAAATATTCAAATTAGCATTGACATATATAAAATTTCTATGAAATTGACTTTTATAACTAATTATAATATTATACAAAACGTCCTATCCTATTTATTAAATATATAACAATCAACCAGAGGAATATCGGGGAATATGGAACGATCAAGTATAACACGGGCGAAAATACTGGACTGCGCCAAAAGGCTCTATTCACAATCGGGGTATCACGACACACAAATTTCCGATATAATACAGGACGTGAAGATCGGACGGGGAACCGTATATCAGTACTTCAATAACAAGGAACATATTTTCATTTCACTCCTGGAGCTTTTTTATGAAGAATGGGAAAAAGTAAGCTCGATTGATATCTCCCTGGAGGAACTTCGCAGTATGACTGCCCGGGATTATCTCCGAATCCGCCTGGGTCAGACCTTCAATTATTTCGACTCCGATCATGACAGGGCCAACATAATATTGAGGACCAGCCTTGGACTGGGCGGTCCCTTTGAAACAAAAGTATCACGCCTCGAAAAAAAAATTACGGTCAATATCACCAACGATCTGAAACTGGGCATCCGTAACGGCCACATACACGAAAACATCGACCTGGAGTTCGTCTCCAACTTCATTGCCGGCGCCATTTTCCGAACATCATTTCACTATTTCGTCAAAAACAGGAGCCCAAAAAAGGCAAAGGAGATGGAACAGATAACGGAAAAGGCCTTCAACATGGTGGCCCCCGCCATATTTATAAAAAGTAATTGACAAATTTATTTTAAGCTATATTTCGGTACTGACATGTCAGTTTCTATCATTTCTTTCCATCTCACCGGAGGTTTTTTATGTCGGAAAATATTATAAGCTTCGACCTGTCTGAAGAACAGGTCATGATGAAGGAAACAATAAGCCAGCTGGTCAAGAACAACATACTGGATAATGCCCACAATATGGATGAAAACAAGGATTTGCCATCGGAATTTCTCCAGAAATTCTGGGGCCTGGGCATACCGGCATCGAACATTCCCGAGGCATACGGCGGATTCGGCATGGACTCATCACCATCCATGAACGCCATTGTCCTGGAAGAGCTGGCATGCGGCGACATGTCCTTTGCCATCGCGGCAACCCTTCCCCTCTTATTCGCCCTGACTGTATCGGAAATGGGAACGGAGGATCAGAAAAGTAAATATCTCCCTTCGTTTTGTTCAGAAAAATATTTCCCTGCCACAGCGGCAGTCAATGAAATGCGTTTCGGTTTCGATGCCTCTCGACCCGCCACAACAGCGGTGAAAAAAAATGGTTCTTATATCATAAACGGCGGAAAATGTTTTGTACCGCTGGCGGATAGTGCTGAACTCATGCTCGTTGCCGCTTCCTGTGACAATAAAGCTGATCTCTTCATTGTCGAAAAAGACGCGCCGGGAGTAGCCGTCCAGGAACGGGAAAAAAACCTGGGACTTTATGCATTGGCCACCAATGAAGTTACATTCAAGGACTGCGAAATCCCCGCAGAAAACAGGCTCGGAGGCGATCAGGGATGCAACTTCAATCTCTTCCTGCAGAAATCACGGATCGCACTCTCGGCCATAGGCACGGGAATATCCCGGGCATCTTATGAGTATGCGAAAAGCTACGCAAGGGAACGCAAGCAATTCGGGGAGCCCATAGCCAGCAGGCAGAGCATCGCTTTTATGATAGCCGAGATGGCGTATGAAGTGGATGCCATGCGGCTTCTTACATGGAAAGCCGCTTCCGCCCTGGAAAACGGAAAAGACGCGCAGCGGGAATCCTATCTCGCCAAACTCTACGCCGGCGACATGACGATGAAAATTACCGACTACGGCGTCCAGATCCTGGGCGGGCACGGCTATGTCCGGGACCATCCCGTTGAACGCTATTACCGGAACGGCCGGGGGATAGCGATACTGGAAGGGATGGCCCTCGTTTAAATTATTCTTTCAGGAGAAAAACCATGATTAATCTGGAAACACCCGACTATATCAATAACATGCGCAGCAGCATGAACAATCTCGCAAAGGGAGTCCTTCGGCCCATCGCGAGAAAATATGATGAGAGCGAACACGCCTATCCCACGGAACTGGAAATGTTCCGCAACATCAAGGTGATGGGGCGTCCGAAAAAGAAGAAGGACGGAGAGCAGGCAAGCCCCGACAAGGGCAATGGCAAACCCAAGCGGGGCATGAACCTGGGAACCGTGGTAACTATCGAAGAAATGTGCTGGGGTGACGCAGGACTCCTTTTGTCCCTCCCCAACTCCGGCCTGGGCAACGCGGCCATAGCCGCCGTGGCCACGGACGAACAGCTTGAAAAATTCGGCGACAAATGGGCAGCCATGGCCATAACCGAACCCGGATCGGGATCCGATTCCGGCTCTATCACAACAACGGCAAAACTGGAAGGCGATGAATGGGTCCTCAACGGTGAAAAAATATTCGTCACCTGTGCAGACCGCTGCGATGTCGTGGTGGTATGGGCCACGGTGGACAAAAGTGCCGGAAAATCCGCCATTAAATCTTTCATAGTCGAGAAGGATCGCCCCGGATTCAAACTGGAACACCTGGAACACAAACTGGGAATCCGGTCCTCCGACACAGGCACCTTTGTCCTTGACAACTGCAGAATACCGAAAGGCAACATTCTGGGCGATCCCGAGGTAAAAACAAGCACCGACGGATTCAAGGGCGTCATGAAGACCTTCGACAACACCAGGCCCATGGTGGCCTCCATGGCCGTCGGCATAGCCCGCGCCGCCCTGGACTTTACCAGGGAAAAACTTGAAGAAAACGGATTCGTACTCGATTACAGTAAAAACCTCAATAACGTGAGCAGCATGGAAAAGGAATTCTACACCATGGAAGCGAACCTGGAAGCGATGCGGATGCTGACCTGGCGCGCGGCATGGATGGCGGACAATGAAAAATTCAACAACGTTGAAGCATCCATGGCCAAGGCCAAATCGGGAAGGTATGGCACGCTCATAACACAGAAGTGCTGTGAACTCCTGGGCCCCCTGGGCTTCTCTCAGCAGTACCTTGCCGAGAAGTGGATGAGGGACAGCAAGATAATGGACATCTTCGAAGGAACAGGTCAGATTCAGCATCTTATTATTGCACGCAACGTTCTGGAAATGTCCAGCAGCGAGCTAAAATAAATAGAGGCCTCTGCGGCCGCATTATCAGGGCAAAACTTTTAGAACTATAAGGAGTATACTATGGACGTCAGTAACGTAAAAAAAATTGCCATTATCGGATCAGGGGCCATGGGTCACGGCATAGCACAGGTGTGCGCCATGGCCGGTTACGAAGTGGTGATGAAAGACATCAAGCAGGAATTTCTTGACAATGCTGTAGTCAAGGTCAAAGAAAGTCTGCAGTTTCTCGTATCCAAAGGGAAAATGGCACAGGATCAGTTTGATACGATCACTACAAAGCTCTTGAAAACATCACTGGATACTAAAGAAGCAATCACCGGTGCCCAGATCATACTTGAAGCGGTTCCGGAGATTATGGACCTGAAGAAAAAGGTCTTTAAGGAGCTGTCAGATCTCGCTCCGGAAGATGTTATTCTGGTAACCAACACATCCACCATGAGCATCTCCGATATCGGGTCCGTTGTAAAAAACCAGGCCCGTTTCGCCGGTATGCATTTCTTCAATCCGGTAAACCGCATGAAACTGGTTGAACTGATCTATGGCGACAAAACCGATCATGCCACCATTGATCTCCTTTTTGCCGTCTCGCAGAAAATAGACAAGATACCCATCAAGGTACTGAAAGACCGTCCGGGATTCATCGTGAACAGGATAAGCGCCCCCAACCAGGCTCTCCTGAGCGCCATACTCGATGAAGGTAAAGTGAAGCCGGAACAGGTTGACGGAAAAATGAAAAAAATGGGAGTCAAAATGGCGCCCTTTGAAACGGCCGACTTTGTCGGTATAGATGTTTTCTGTCACACCCTGGAATATTATGAAAAAACCCTTTCACCGCAATACAAACCGGGCAAATTTCTCACCGGTCTTATAAAAGACAACAAGCTGGGGATGAAATCGGGCCAGGGAATTTATCAGTGGTCAAACGGAAAGGCCGCAATTCCTGAAGGCGAAGATACAGATGAAATAACGCCCATCCACTTCATGGCGATCCAGGTCAATGAAGCTGTGAAGGTCTTCAAGGAAGGACTAGCCGAATCGGTTCAGGCCATCGATGACGGTGTGAAATTCGGCATGAATGCCTTTGCCGGCCCCTTTGCACTGGCTTCGGGCATGCCGCCCCAACAGCTTGCCGACGCCCTTAATTATCTTGTGGATCGCTTCAAGCTTGATTTATTTAAGCCGGAACCCGAGATAATCGACGGCTCTTTTAAAACTTTAGGCCGATAAGGAGGGACGATATGTCCGACGCAATACTTTTCGAACAAAAGGACAACATCGGAATTATAACGATAAACAAGCCCAAGGCGAACCAGTTGAGCCATGAGGTCTTTGAGGGAATACGCCGACGCCTGGACGGCCTTGAACTGGACAAGAGTGTCCGCGTAGTAATCATAACCGGGACAGGTGACAAGAGTTTCTGTGCCGGTGCGGACCTCTCCAGCGGTTTCGGCGATTATAACGCCGTGGATTTTCTGAAGCGGGGACAGGACGTATGGAATAAGGTAGAAGATTTTTCAAAACCGATAATTGCCGCAATGAACGGACATGCCCTGGGCGGCGGTCTTGAGCTGGCAATGGCCTGTCACTTCAGATTTATGAAAAAAGGCGCGCGCGCGGGTCTTACCGAGACCAACCTGGGCATCATGCCCGGGTACGGCGGTACGCTCAGACTGCCGCGCCTTGTGGGACGGCCAAAGGCTATAGAGATGATGCTTCTTGGAAAACAAATAGAAGCGGAAGAGGCCCTGGCTATCGGGCTCGTCAACCGGATCTGTGAAGAGGGAAAACTCATGGAAGAATGCATTGAGTTTGCCACGGAACTGGCGGGGCGTCCTCCCCTGTCGGTTAAGGCTATTCTTAAAACGCTTTCTTTGAGCGCCTCGGTGTCACCTGAGCAGCAACTCAAGATTGAACGCGAGGAACTGGCACGTCTCTTTACAACCAAAGACATGCAGGAGGGAATGACCTCCTTTTTCCAAAAACGAAAACCCGAATTCAAGGGAGAATAACAGGCTGATAACAGCCCGCAGGTCAGAAAATTTTTTAGCTGTATCATATTCTATGAATGATTTTGCGACCCTGATAATGTGCATAATCACTTTTCCCCTTCTACATGATGCACTATGGACCTGCGGGCTTTTTTTAATGAATCCAGGAGTTACTATGAAATTTTCAATACTTCTGTATCTCTTTTATCTGCTTTTAAAAACCTTCTCATTTTTTTCCCCGTCATTTAAAAAACGGTTGCGCGAAAAAAATATTACGCTCCTCATAACAACGGAAAATCGTTCACGGAAGCGCTATTATATTATAGAAAATGGTCTGGTGCGTTCCGGGAAAAAAATTGTTTCTCATCCTGACATGTCACTCATCTGGAAGGACCACGAGACGGGATATGCATACATGCGATGCAGAAGCATAATGGCCTTCATGATGGCCATGAGAGAAAACAGCCTGAGACTCGAGGGGAAACCCCTCCCTTCACTCTGGTTCATGGGAATCATGGGTGAAATGGCTTCTCATTTAAAAAAATAATACGGGGATATCCGTTTTATGTTTCTTTCAGTCGCCAACAACATCATATTGTTTGCCGCTTCACTGTCCCTCCTGACATCCGTGGGCCAGCTGTTTATGCGGGAAAGAAGAGAAGAGAATGAAAACCTTTTTTTCCTCTTCTTCGTTCTGGGCGTCATTCTCATTCAATCCCACTCCATTATTACAGGGATAATGTACGAATATCCCGCGCTCTTCTTTCTGAATATGACCTTCATGTCGCTACTGGGCCCCATCCTTTTCAGGGCCTATTACTACGTGATTTTTCCCGTGACATCGTTTCGATTCAGGCACAGCCTGATCTTTTTCCCTTCCCTGGCAGTCCTTGCCGTCGATCTCCACTATCTTTTCCTGCCGGGAATGGAAAAGACCGCCATACTCCGGCATGTCCTCCAGGGATCGGCAACAGTCGCCTCGCGGGTATACCAATTCACTTACCTGCTATCATTGCTGGAAGCCGCTCTGCTTCATTTATATCTGCTCACGGTTTTAATCAGGGAGATGCGGGATAACCGGTACGGACGTATCCTCCTCATCGACATCACCTATACGGTGCTCTCTCTTGCTACATTTTCCCTTGCCTGCACCGGCATACTTCTGGGCTCCGTGCCCCTCATCCGTACGGGAAGTCTCATGGCCGCAACCCTCCTCATCGGCGCGTACCTGGTGGGATTCCGCTTTCCCCAGTTTCTCCACCTCTTTTTCGTGAGCGCCATGACGGGCAAACGAAACCGGTCGCTGACTTCAGGCATCGAGATCGACCGGGTTCTGGAACAGCTCATGAAAACCATGGAGGAGGAAAAGCTTTACCGCGAAGAGGATTTATCCCTGCAATACCTGGCCGACGAACTGTCCATAACACCCCACCAGCTTTCCCATATCATCAACGAAAGTTTCAATATGAATTTCAACAACTTCATAAACCGCTTTCGTGTCGATGAAGTGCGTCACCACCTGCTGGCAACGCCAAGACGTTCCATTCTTTCTATTGCCCATGAAGTGGGCTTTAACTCCAAGTCGGCTTTTTATGCCGCCTTCACCCATTTTACCGGAAAAACCCCCACACAATTCCGCAAAGAAAAACAGTCCGGACGGTTAAATTAATTTGTCCTGAATTATAATTCGGGGCGACAAGACCGAAAATATCGTCCTATCCTGTCTCATGTTACCGGATACCTCTCCCCTTTCAACACGGAGAGCACCTGCCACTGGCACAAAAACATAGAGAAAACAGGAGTTTACCATGCAGGAGATTACAGGCACCAGCAATAAGATTCTTGAAGTTGATCTCACCATGCAGACATTCACCGTTGCCGATATCAGCGATAAAGACCGCCGCATGTACCTGGGCGGCAAGGGCATAGGCCTCAAACTGCTCTATGACCGGCTTCAGCCCGGCATTGATCCCCTGGGCGAGGATAATATATTCATACTCGCCATGGGCGTATTCATGGGCACGGGAGTGCCCTGCTCCGGCCGGTTCGAGGCCATTACCAAGTCACCCCTCACGGGTACCATGGTGACCGCGTCATGCGGAGGCCCCTTCGGTATGGCGCTCAAGACATCGGGATGGGACGCCATGGTGATCCGGGGGAAAGCCAGGAACCCCGTTTATCTTGCCGTGGATTCAAAGGGTGTCCGGTTTAAACCAGCCGGGAGCATCTGGGGGAAAAACACTGAAAAGGCCGAAGAGCACCTGCTGAAAGAAGGATCGGGGGCCATGGTCATAGGCCAGGCCGGCGAAAATCTGGTGCGCTATGCCAACATCCGTTCCGGTCACCGTTTCCTGGGAAGAGGCGGCATGGGCGCGGTCCTGGGGTCCAAGAACCTCAAGGGCATCGTGGCCGCGGGAAAGGAATTTAAAATGGCCCCGGTCAATGTAAAAAAGTTCGAGAAATTAAACAGGCAGTTTCTGAAATACATCAACCAGAACGCCATAACGGCCGGTTCCTTTCGTTCCTACGGAACTAATGCCAACCTTAACCTGTCCAACGCGGCGGGGATATTACCGGTGAGAAATTTCACCGGCGGCACACACGGCTCGGCTTACAAGATTTCCGGCGAGGCCATGGCCGAAAATTTTAACACAAAGTTCGATACCTGCAAGCCCTGTTCCATTCTCTGCGGCCACAAGGGAACCATCGAAGGAGAAGAACGCCACATTCCCGAATACGAAACCATCACACTCCTGGGCTCAAACCTGGAAATTTTCGATCCCGTACTCATCTCACGTTGGAACGAACTATGCTCGGAGTACGGCATGGATACCATATCCACGGGCGGCACCCTGGCATGGGCCATGGAGGCCACGGAAAAAGGCCTCATTAAAACCGGCCTGAAATTCGGAAATCCCGACGGCGTATCGGAGATGATAAAAGATATCGCACTGCGAAGAGGTATCGGCAGGGACCTGGCCCTGGGTTCGGCCCTGGCCTCAAAAAAATACGGGGGTGAGGATTTTGCCATGCATGTCAAGGGCATGGAACTGCCGGGCTATGACCCCAGGGGATGTTTCGGTCAGGGGCTGTCCTATGCCACGGCAAATCGCGGCGGGTGCCATTTATCCTCATACGTTCTGTCCCTGGAAGCCTTCCTGGGAATGGCCGATCCCCATGCCCTGCGATGGAAACCCTTCATGGTTAAATTCCTCGAGAACACCTTCGCCGCCGTGAACTCGCTCCATATTTGCCAGTTTACGGCATTCGCGGTATTCCTTGAACCGCCTCTCATCAAGGCAACACCCACTTTTCTTATAAAAATACTGAACCAGAATATTTCCCTGCTGGCCCTGAACCTCATGGATGTAAGCCTCTGGCCCGAACTCTGGCATGCTATTCTGGGCAAGCGATACATACCCTACCTGAGTATGCTGAAGTTCAGCAAAGCCGGTGAACGGGTCCACGTTCTCGAGCGTTACATGAATACCCGCGAGGGAATATCCAGAAAGGATGACACCCTCCCCCGCCGTTTGCTTACCGAGGGAAGGAAATGCGATGCCGGAGAGAAGACCGTGCCGCTTGAGCCCATGCTGAAAAAATATTACCGTCTGAGGGGATATGATGCCAACGGCATTCCGAAAAAACGTACCCTCCG contains these protein-coding regions:
- a CDS encoding AMP-dependent synthetase, whose translation is MAAKNVPWKKEYRLVGIPSTFAPYTDKPVYDILAENARKYRKNGLVQLSYKMTYPELKDKVDRLATAFFNMGLKKGDRVATILPTSIQFILADYAISRAGLVHIPCSSLEPADTLEHKLKEGTPRAIIAMAGHVDVISILTKRIDIDFIILTKLDDYGTTLADLQEYEETYKFANVRFTTWMTELIKKNSPEPPEVEYDVVNDVETLLFTGGTTGVPKGCMLTHRNIFANSVQNLHALGQIGLVARGGISVLLSLPFFHSYGHVIMHAMMLYGFNLLLVPEPRDTKGMADMIKEHFPVLQIGVPVQFMNLAREELKGYAMLGISGSAPLAEGTQKEFEEKTGGGIMEGYGLSEMSPVSHLNTSILTRIIGGRTPLMIVCNFLRIPGVGPVINTFIRLMGTRLFGKMFTKILGLQFRLTANSGKKGKKTKEKRGTIGVPFPDTEVKIIDVDTQRELSWEEMLTGKTGEMLLRGPQRMLGYWPDAGSGIDEDGYIHTSDVVRIDERGYFYIVDRTKDMIIVSGYKVYSREVDDILNSHTYVEMAATIGIPDPDREGSERVAVYIQPREEFRAVITEAEVMEFLKSKIAKYALPKYLKIVDELPLTEVQKINKKLLRQWAVDDFLGKINVN
- a CDS encoding sterol-binding protein; the encoded protein is MATLPTVPADTSVADLLSKLMPGIVEDLLAKNSAAQELSGTQISMVVEVNGEKYAYTLKDGKSLLFTKGDISGSNMYIKITEDDLNKMIQTQNLDMLFGLQSDLNKSKYNALNSLKGSFTAEIANEDGYTFKIEAVLNGAQQPHSIFKMSAKDTAALMRKDTNPVNLFMSGAMKIEGDMSFAMATQPLFS
- a CDS encoding acyl-CoA dehydrogenase, whose translation is MISFDLSEEQVMMKETISQLVKNNILDNAHNMDENKDLPSEFLQKFWGLGIPASNIPEAYGGFGMDSSPSMNAIVLEELACGDMSFAIAATLPLLFALTVSEMGTEDQKSKYLPSFCSEKYFPATAAVNEMRFGFDASRPATTAVKKNGSYIINGGKCFVPLADSAELMLVAASCDNKADLFIVEKDAPGVAVQEREKNLGLYALATNEVTFKDCEIPAENRLGGDQGCNFNLFLQKSRIALSAIGTGISRASYEYAKSYARERKQFGEPIASRQSIAFMIAEMAYEVDAMRLLTWKAASALENGKDAQRESYLAKLYAGDMTMKITDYGVQILGGHGYVRDHPVERYYRNGRGIAILEGMALV
- a CDS encoding acyl-CoA dehydrogenase; its protein translation is MINLETPDYINNMRSSMNNLAKGVLRPIARKYDESEHAYPTELEMFRNIKVMGRPKKKKDGEQASPDKGNGKPKRGMNLGTVVTIEEMCWGDAGLLLSLPNSGLGNAAIAAVATDEQLEKFGDKWAAMAITEPGSGSDSGSITTTAKLEGDEWVLNGEKIFVTCADRCDVVVVWATVDKSAGKSAIKSFIVEKDRPGFKLEHLEHKLGIRSSDTGTFVLDNCRIPKGNILGDPEVKTSTDGFKGVMKTFDNTRPMVASMAVGIARAALDFTREKLEENGFVLDYSKNLNNVSSMEKEFYTMEANLEAMRMLTWRAAWMADNEKFNNVEASMAKAKSGRYGTLITQKCCELLGPLGFSQQYLAEKWMRDSKIMDIFEGTGQIQHLIIARNVLEMSSSELK
- a CDS encoding 3-hydroxybutyryl-CoA dehydrogenase, coding for MDVSNVKKIAIIGSGAMGHGIAQVCAMAGYEVVMKDIKQEFLDNAVVKVKESLQFLVSKGKMAQDQFDTITTKLLKTSLDTKEAITGAQIILEAVPEIMDLKKKVFKELSDLAPEDVILVTNTSTMSISDIGSVVKNQARFAGMHFFNPVNRMKLVELIYGDKTDHATIDLLFAVSQKIDKIPIKVLKDRPGFIVNRISAPNQALLSAILDEGKVKPEQVDGKMKKMGVKMAPFETADFVGIDVFCHTLEYYEKTLSPQYKPGKFLTGLIKDNKLGMKSGQGIYQWSNGKAAIPEGEDTDEITPIHFMAIQVNEAVKVFKEGLAESVQAIDDGVKFGMNAFAGPFALASGMPPQQLADALNYLVDRFKLDLFKPEPEIIDGSFKTLGR
- a CDS encoding crotonase, with amino-acid sequence MSDAILFEQKDNIGIITINKPKANQLSHEVFEGIRRRLDGLELDKSVRVVIITGTGDKSFCAGADLSSGFGDYNAVDFLKRGQDVWNKVEDFSKPIIAAMNGHALGGGLELAMACHFRFMKKGARAGLTETNLGIMPGYGGTLRLPRLVGRPKAIEMMLLGKQIEAEEALAIGLVNRICEEGKLMEECIEFATELAGRPPLSVKAILKTLSLSASVSPEQQLKIEREELARLFTTKDMQEGMTSFFQKRKPEFKGE
- a CDS encoding aldehyde ferredoxin oxidoreductase, with protein sequence MQEITGTSNKILEVDLTMQTFTVADISDKDRRMYLGGKGIGLKLLYDRLQPGIDPLGEDNIFILAMGVFMGTGVPCSGRFEAITKSPLTGTMVTASCGGPFGMALKTSGWDAMVIRGKARNPVYLAVDSKGVRFKPAGSIWGKNTEKAEEHLLKEGSGAMVIGQAGENLVRYANIRSGHRFLGRGGMGAVLGSKNLKGIVAAGKEFKMAPVNVKKFEKLNRQFLKYINQNAITAGSFRSYGTNANLNLSNAAGILPVRNFTGGTHGSAYKISGEAMAENFNTKFDTCKPCSILCGHKGTIEGEERHIPEYETITLLGSNLEIFDPVLISRWNELCSEYGMDTISTGGTLAWAMEATEKGLIKTGLKFGNPDGVSEMIKDIALRRGIGRDLALGSALASKKYGGEDFAMHVKGMELPGYDPRGCFGQGLSYATANRGGCHLSSYVLSLEAFLGMADPHALRWKPFMVKFLENTFAAVNSLHICQFTAFAVFLEPPLIKATPTFLIKILNQNISLLALNLMDVSLWPELWHAILGKRYIPYLSMLKFSKAGERVHVLERYMNTREGISRKDDTLPRRLLTEGRKCDAGEKTVPLEPMLKKYYRLRGYDANGIPKKRTLRRLGITVQ